The stretch of DNA ATACCAAAATACCGTTTTATCTGTAGGATTCTCAATACCCTCTTCGACCTCTCGAATCAGATTAAGTGCTTGCTGCACTAAAGCCGATGTCCCGCTTAAAAACAACGAACGCCCTTGATATTGTAAAGGCACAACACGAAGCCCTAAAGATTCTTCGCTCACATCTTTAGTTAGATCTTCACGAAACGCTGCGTTAAGAATAGAAATCATCTCCCCAGCATCGATTTTAGTTAAAGGAATGATCCGATACTCTTGACGTATGCTGTCTGACTGTACAAAATTATAAATCTTAAGAAGTTCGTCTACTTCTCCTGCAGTACCAAAAATCCACACACGACCTGCTATAACATCCACGTGTGTTGTTTCAGGATTAATGAACTTCTTTAAGACATGTTGATTGGTATGCGCGTCTATGGTCGAATGCAATACAAAACCAATATAAGCCGTCTCTGGGAGAGCCTCTAAATCCTTCCTACAAGAAAAGACTCCAGCAACACTACAGCCTTCCTTACGCATTGTATAAAGTTCTTTAATCCAGGGACTGACCTCGCGTACACCAATTCCTAAACGAGATAAAATCTGTGTGAGGCACTCTTCGAAAGACTCTTTAGGAACTACAAATTTTGATAATGTCGCAATTTTAATTGATCCAATCTCTTGAGGAATCAAGTAGACTGTGTCTTCCGTTCCATAATCAGTAACAAGGTTATAAATCGTAGTCTCTGGATGATTCCAGAGAGCATAGTCTTCAAGATTTCCTCCTTTATCACGAATTTCTGCTGCCCAAAGTTCTTCAATTTCTCGAAGATGCCTTCGTACCTTACCAATTCTCTGAAGTAAGTCTTTCCAAAGCGCTTCATCCTCAATTCCAGCATCCCGTAGCTGATGTGCTTCATCATACAACTTTCTAAGCTGAAGACTATATTCTCTCATATTCGCATTAAACGAGGCTGTTCCCGCATAGTCATCTGTTCCATTCCCAGCATGCTCTAGAGAGGCCATCTTCTCTGCTATGGTTAAAGCCATCCCACAAGGACAATAGAGCATTCCTGATAAGGCAACTAAGTGTAGTAAAGAATTACGCCAAAAAACCATCTACGACCCCCCACGATTGGCTGTCCCTTGATTCGCTGCGGCGACACGTGTGTTCGAAGACACTTCTTGAGAGACAGCGGTAAGCTCAAATCCTTGTTTTAATGGTAAACTTATTGTTTCTACTAAAGTCCTTTGTGCATTAAACATGTGTCCTCGCAACACGAACCCTCGAAGATCCTTTTCTAACTTTTCAAAGACCAAAAGAGGTCCCGTGGCCCTTCCCGTAAGGTAATCTTGAATCTGCTCCGCTTTAGAAAGTTTTTCCCAACCCGTAGCGGTTCTTAATATCCAATCATCAGGAGAAAGAATCAGCCTCTGTCCCCCAACTAAAACGATAGGCTTTGACCATGAGCGCATACCAATGAACTCTATTTCACGTACTATCTCGTTGATTTCGATAGGCGAAGGGAGCCCCTTGACAAGACTTATGGTCTGCCGTTGTGTACCACCGACATTCCACAAATCGGCAATCATCACCTTATCGTCTATTCTTTTTACCTCAAAAAGAGGCACTGCCGTGCTTGATCCTTGAAATTCTCCGCAGGTCTGCCAAAAGTTGCCGTCCCAAAGCAAAACATCTCCAACAGCAAGGTATCGACTATAATTTTCTTCATCACTCGATACAAAATCCACACGTTCTTTTGTCACCTTATCAGCGTACTCAGATCCCCCATGCATCAACAGGAACTTGTCAACTCCTATACGACGTATCTTTTGCTTTACTGGGAAGCTAGCATCTACCCGAATCCCCCCAATCTCCCAACAGTCTAGTTTAGTGGCTGGAGGATTTAAAAATAAGGTTTCATAATCTCGCGGCTTCGAGATGAGCTCCTTATTTAAACCTTGCAGACGTACTTTGACTTCAACTCTACCGTCAACGCTCACAGAAAAACACTCGATCCAGAGCTCTGTTGGCACCCCTTTAGGGCTGAAGGAATAGACAGGACCTCGAGAAGAAGGAGTCACATTTAAATAGATCCTCTCCTTAAGAGAGGCTACGTAATGCTCTTTTGAAGAGGCCAACTGCAATGAAAACTTTCTACCACAAGCATCTGGTCTATCGTTACTGCCAAGAAAAATCACCTCTTTCCTCAAGTCAGGCAACCTCTCTTCTAAATCTGGAAAATTTAAAGCCCAAGGCCCTCCTGAGAGATTCTCTTCCTGAGGAAACCCTCGAATCCCCCCAAAACTTTCTTGGGCGCTCAAAGAAATACTATATAAATCTGTTGCATAGTTAGGTGAATAGCACAGCATCCAAAGAAGCGCGATGAAACTCACAAAACTATAACCTATCGAAAGAAGCTGGTACATATTGAGGGCAGGCTAAAAATAAAGTTATAAGATAACTTAAAAAACAAAAAAAATCAATTTATAAAAAGAAACAATCGATTTAAAGTTAAAAACTAAATCGAATTTAATTTATAAATAAACTAACTCTGAGACTACAGGACGTGCAGTTAAACTAAAATTTTTATCTTTATCTATACATAAGGTATCCTCTATCCGAATCCCTCCAATCCCAGGAAAATAGACTCCTGGTTCCACGGTAATAGTCATCCCAGACTGGAGTTTCACTTGACTCCCTTTTGGAGAACAAGGGTATTCGTGAATATTTCGTCCGACTCCATGCCCGATTCCATGGATAAAATAGCTATCAAGGTTATGCTCCTGGAGAACACGCACAGCTTCTGCATCAATCTCTCCCCAAAGAACTCCTTCTTTGCAAAGAGCCATGGCTCGCTTTTGCGCTTCCACAACGACAGAATAACTCTCCAAGAGCTTAGGATGCGGCATCCCTAATGCCGTCATCCGCGTCATATCAGAGCAGTACCCGTTCAAAAGAACTCCAATATCAATAAGAACAATATCTCCTTTCCTTAAAGGTCTGTCTGTAGGAATCGCGTGGGGAAAAGCAGAATGTTCTCCGAAAGCAATAATTGGAGGGAATGAGGGCCCTTCGGCTCCCGCCTCGGCCCAGAAAACGCGAAGTTGTCTAACTACCTCTTTTTCTGTTATTCCCTCTTGAAGTAATGTCAATACGTAATCATATCCTAAAGATCCTAGAGATGCAGCTTCTTGCATGCACCTAATTTCTTCCTGAGATTTTATACTACGAATTTTCTCTGTAAAGTATTCTAGAGGCTCCCAAAGACAGGGAAACACTTGTCTCTGTGCAAACTTATGATAGACTGTCGAAGCACTATCAAATCCAATTTTTTGATACCTCTGTTTTTGGATATATGACGATAAGTCTTCGACAACATCCTGACTCAAAAAAGTAAGGGGCACACGTTGGATATGAGCATAGAGATCTTTATCCATTCTGTAGACAAAGAACATCACTTCTTGTTGTCCTATCAATAAAATGCCTGCAATTGCTTCATCATTCAGAAAATAAGCAAGATCTTCGCTTTTTTCCACAAAAATAGCATCAAGATTATGTGCTGTAAGAGCTCTTTGAGCACGTAAAATACGATCATGAGACATATAATTATCCTTCAATAAAGTCGGAGTCTAAAATTAACCGACGAATTCGTGCACCGTCAAATCCTTTTTCAGGCTTCCCTAAGCCCCAAAGAAGGGCGAGCCAAGAAACATCAAAAACATGCTGATGTTTAGAAAAGGCAGCTTGTGCCAAAGTCTCCTTCATCAACAACAGTAAAGTCTCTGAGTTTATCTCTGTAGAGCCTCTTGCTGCCAATAGCAACAGCCATTCTTTTAACTCTTCTTCACCAATTACAGTTGGAGTACTTTCAATAGAAAAAGTACAGGGTCCCACTTGTGATATCTCTATTCCTAAATCGCACAATGCTTCCCTATGATGAGAAAAGAAAGAAGACTCCTCAGATGTAACCTGAAGGCGTAGGGGAATCAATAGTGTTTGTGATTGATACATGCGACGCGTCTCTTCCATCAAAGACAAAAAAAATAGATGCTTTCGCGCTGCTGCTGTAAAGATAACGTGTACTCCCTCGATGTCCTCAGCAAGCACAACGCGACCTAGAGAAGTCAAAAAGCGAACGTCTCTACAATGCGTCCAATCCATTTGGAAATTGGGTCGTTGAAATGGAATGCCTTTTTTCCCCAAGAAATGGCGTTCTGAATTAGGTTGAAGACTATTTTGAGAAAACTCACAACTCTCTTCTTCTTTCAAATCTAAATCGCTTGTTTGCAACATACGGAATGTTGGCGGGGACACAGGCCTTTCTATCTCTTGATCGGTACGACATATCATGCCAGGAGGGCAAGTTAGAGTTTCTATGATTGCTTCTTTAATACAATCGCCAACAAGTTCTTCTTTGAGAATCCGGGCTTCTATTTTTTGCGGGTGCACATTAAAATCACACCACGAAGAAGGAAGGTACAGTTTCAGAACAAAAACAGGATACCTTTGGAGAGGCAGAAGGAAAGAATAGGCGTCCCCTACTTTCCTAGAGATAAATAAAGATTCTATAGGACGATTATTAATAAAAATTTTCTGTCCCTGACGTGTTGGACGATGGAAGCTGGGGGAGCCTAAAAACCCTACAATACGGACAGAATTCTCTTCCTTATCTATGTTAAGGGCATCCTGCATGAAGTTGCCCCCCATAACATAGGCTACTCTTTCTTGAAACCCTTGTTGTTTAGAGATTTGAATTTCACGACGCCCTTCACTAATCCAAGACCAACCGACATTTTCTGTAGATAAAATCCGATTTTCTATCAGTTTTCGAATCCCTAAACGATCAGATTGCGAGCTCTTTTGGAAGCCACGACGGACAGGGACATTATAGAAAAGAGAGTTAACAATAACTGTTGTGCCTAATTGCCGGGCACAAGGCTCGCAGGAAATGACATTGCCTCCATGAATTACAGCGCGCACACCCTTGTCTCCTTCGACAGAAGATAGGATTTCCATTTTAGAAATAGAGGCTATTGAGGGAAGCGCCTCACCCCGGAAGCCAAAGCTATTTAGAGAAAAAACGTCGGAAAATTCTTTTATTTTTGAAGTGGCGTGACGCTGCAGAGCTAAGGGAATCTCTTCGGCTCTGAAGCCACAACCATTATCTTTAATAATGATCACGCCCTGTCCCCCTCCTAAAGTCTCGATTTCTATTTCATCAGCCCCAGCGTCTAAGGAATTCTCGATAAGCTCTTTAACAACAGAAATGGAGTTTTCAATGACCTCGCCAGCAGCAATTTGATTAATAGTGAGGGGATCAAGTAACTGAATAGGCCTTCTCACAGACATAGCTGCCTTGGTTAAATTCCTAAACAAGCAAATTAAAATACCCTAACGCTAATGTCAAGAAAGCTTCCACCTGATTTCTATTTTTTCTTAAAAATGAACAACTTAGAAAATTATTTAATGAATAATAAAAAATATTATTACTAAGAAGCTTGTTTTTAGAGAAAGATTAATTTTAAAATTAATCTATAAATACAAAATAATTTTATTTTAGGAATTAGATCGATGAGCAAGCCATCTCCTCGTAATGCCAATCAACCTTACAAACCTTCAGCCTCTTTTAATAAAAAAACGCGCAGCCGTTTAGCAGAACTAGCCGCTCAGAAGAAAGCCAAGGCTGATGACTTAGAACAGGTCCATCCTGTCCCTACAGAAGAAGAAATGAAACAAGCTTTAAGCAATATCTTTGAAGGACTTAGCAATGGAATAGACCTACAACAGATTCTAGGCCTCTCGGACTACCTCTTAGAGGAGATTTATACTGTAGCTTATACTTTCTATTCTCAAGGGAAGTACAACGAGGCTGTAGGACTCTTTCAACTATTAGCAGCAGCACAACCTCAGAACTACAAGTATATGTTAGGTTTAAGCTCGTGCTACCACCAATTACATTTATATAATGAAGCTGCTTTTGGATTTTTCCTTGCTTTTGATGCGCAACCCCAAAACCCCATTCCTCCTTATTACATTGCTGATAGCTTACTCAAGCTCCAACAGCCTGAAGAATCTAGCAATTTCTTAGATATCACTATGGATATCTGTGGAAACAACCCAGAATTCAAAATCTTAAAAGAACGTTGCCAAATTATGAAACAGTCTATTGATAAGCAAATGGCTGGAGAAAATAAGAAATCAACAACAAAGAAACCTGCTACGAAAAACAAAACAACAGCAAAAAAGAAAAGCGGAAAGAAACATTAGTACTTGTGGATTCTAAGGAGAAATTATTATGAACAAAAAGCCCAAGAAAACAAAAAAGGTAGCTAAGTCTAAAGCAGAGATAAAGCATGTGCAAGAAGAATCTCAAGAAGCTGCTATCCAGCAGTTAGAACTTGCTGTCTCCGATCTGTATAAAGAGCTCCCTTTAGTTCAGACGTTTGCACATCTTACTGACAAGAACCAGATCAATAGTATCATCGCAGCTCTTTCTGGGACTCTAGAGTCTCTGCATCTCGAAGAGTTAACTCAAGGATTATTCCCTTCTCCAAAAGAAGATGCGAACTTCGCAAAGGAACTATCTTCGGTAGTACACGGATTAAAAAACCTGACCACTGTTGTTAATAAACAAATGGTTAAAGGCGCTGAATAAGGCCTTTTCAGAATCAAACCCCTAGGATACAACCATGTCTATTTCATCTTCTTCTTCAGGACCTGACAATCAAAAAAATATCCTCTCTCAAGTCCTGACATCGACACCTCAGGGCGTGCCCCAACAAGACAAGCTTGCTGGTAATGAAACTAAGCAAATACAGCAAACACGTCAGGGTAAAAACACTGAGATGGAGAGCGACTCAGCAATTGCTGGCACTGCTGGGAAAGACAAAACTTCCTCTACTTCAAAAACAGAAACT from Candidatus Chlamydia corallus encodes:
- a CDS encoding M24 family metallopeptidase — translated: MSHDRILRAQRALTAHNLDAIFVEKSEDLAYFLNDEAIAGILLIGQQEVMFFVYRMDKDLYAHIQRVPLTFLSQDVVEDLSSYIQKQRYQKIGFDSASTVYHKFAQRQVFPCLWEPLEYFTEKIRSIKSQEEIRCMQEAASLGSLGYDYVLTLLQEGITEKEVVRQLRVFWAEAGAEGPSFPPIIAFGEHSAFPHAIPTDRPLRKGDIVLIDIGVLLNGYCSDMTRMTALGMPHPKLLESYSVVVEAQKRAMALCKEGVLWGEIDAEAVRVLQEHNLDSYFIHGIGHGVGRNIHEYPCSPKGSQVKLQSGMTITVEPGVYFPGIGGIRIEDTLCIDKDKNFSLTARPVVSELVYL
- the mutL gene encoding DNA mismatch repair endonuclease MutL; this translates as MSVRRPIQLLDPLTINQIAAGEVIENSISVVKELIENSLDAGADEIEIETLGGGQGVIIIKDNGCGFRAEEIPLALQRHATSKIKEFSDVFSLNSFGFRGEALPSIASISKMEILSSVEGDKGVRAVIHGGNVISCEPCARQLGTTVIVNSLFYNVPVRRGFQKSSQSDRLGIRKLIENRILSTENVGWSWISEGRREIQISKQQGFQERVAYVMGGNFMQDALNIDKEENSVRIVGFLGSPSFHRPTRQGQKIFINNRPIESLFISRKVGDAYSFLLPLQRYPVFVLKLYLPSSWCDFNVHPQKIEARILKEELVGDCIKEAIIETLTCPPGMICRTDQEIERPVSPPTFRMLQTSDLDLKEEESCEFSQNSLQPNSERHFLGKKGIPFQRPNFQMDWTHCRDVRFLTSLGRVVLAEDIEGVHVIFTAAARKHLFFLSLMEETRRMYQSQTLLIPLRLQVTSEESSFFSHHREALCDLGIEISQVGPCTFSIESTPTVIGEEELKEWLLLLAARGSTEINSETLLLLMKETLAQAAFSKHQHVFDVSWLALLWGLGKPEKGFDGARIRRLILDSDFIEG
- a CDS encoding SycD/LcrH family type III secretion system chaperone — protein: MSKPSPRNANQPYKPSASFNKKTRSRLAELAAQKKAKADDLEQVHPVPTEEEMKQALSNIFEGLSNGIDLQQILGLSDYLLEEIYTVAYTFYSQGKYNEAVGLFQLLAAAQPQNYKYMLGLSSCYHQLHLYNEAAFGFFLAFDAQPQNPIPPYYIADSLLKLQQPEESSNFLDITMDICGNNPEFKILKERCQIMKQSIDKQMAGENKKSTTKKPATKNKTTAKKKSGKKH